CTTGCCGGCGAGGCCTTCACCGAAGGCGCGCAGCTCGGCGTTCACCACGTCCAGATCGCTCACCGGGTCCCGCCCCGACATTTCGGAGACGTCCACCAGGTGGATGAGGACACGCGTGCGCTCGATATGTCTCAGGAACTTCATCCCCAGTCCCTGGCCGTGGTGCGCCCCCTCGATCAGCCCTGGGATGTCGGCCACCACGTACGTCCGGAACTCGCCGAGGTCCACCACCCCCAGGTTCGGCTGGAGCGTGGTGAAAGGATACGCCGCAATCTTCGGCCGAGCCGAGGAGATTCGCGAGATGAGAGTCGATTTCCCCGCGTTCGGGAACCCGACGATACCCACGTCGGCGATGAGCTTCAGCTCCAGGACCAGGCGGCGCTCTTCGCCGTCCGCCCCGGGCTCGGATTCACGCGGCGCCTGGTGCGTGGACGTCGCGAAGGCCGCGTTGCCGCGCCCGCCGCGGCCACCCGCGGCCACCTGCACGACATCGCCGGTGTGCGACAGGTCGGCGAGGAGCGTGCCGCTCTCGTCCCGCACCATCGTCCCGGGTGGAACTTTGATATGGAGGTCCTCGCCCCCGTGCCCGGCCCGGTCGCTCCCCTCGCCGTGGCGGCCGCGCTCCGCCTCGAACCTTCGCTTGTAGCGGAAGGCGTTCAGCCCCTTGAGGGATGGGTCCGCGACCATGAAGACGGAGCCGCCGTCCCCCCCGGGACCGCCGTTCGGGCCCCCCCTGGGAACGTACTTCTCGCGGCGGAAGCTCACGCAGCCGTTGCCGCCGCGTCCCCCGGCGACCACGATCGTGGCCTGATCGATCAACATGTGAACGCCCTGCTCGCGAGGGTTGGCGGGGCTTTCACGCTGCCCGGCAATGAGGTTCGGAGGAAAGGAGGGCGCGTATCTAAGGCCGGGCGGGGGCGGCCTCCGAGGGGAGGACGCTGATGTACTTTCCCATGCGCCCGCGATCCTGGAACTTCACGAATCCGTCGATCAGGGCGAACAGGGAATCGTCCCGTCCCAGACCGACGTTGTGGCCCGGCTTGAAGCGTGTGCCGCGCTGCCGAACCAGGATCGAGCCACCGGTGACGAACTGTCCGCCGTAGCGCTTCACCCCCAGGCGCTGGGAGTTGCTGTCGCGGCCGTTTCTCGAACTGCCTCCGGCTTTCTTATGGGCCATTCGGTATCCTCGTCCGTCCTCTGCCTATCCGGCGTGAATTTCCTCGACAACCACCGCCGTGAACGGCTGCCGGTGGCCGCGCGTGCGCCGATACTGTTTGCGCTTCTTCTTCTTGAAGATCAGCACCTTCTTGGCCTTGTCCTGCTCGACGACGCGACCGACCACCCGCGCGCCCTTCAGGACGGGGCGGCCGACCTGGAGCCCGCCCTCGGTCTGCAACGCCAGGACCTCGTCGAAGGTCACCTTGTCGCCGACCCCGGCCACGATCTTCTCGACCCTGATCCGATCGCCGACGGCGACCTTGTGCTGCTTGCCTCCGGCGGATATTACGGCGTAGCTCACACTCGCTCCTCTTTTCCCTGGATGGACCGGCAATTATACTGGGCGCCTCGTGGCACTGTCAACGCACAATCTGCGCCCCGATTCTCCGAACCCCCTGAGCGGGACGCGCCGCGTCGTGGCTCATGCTCGCTCGCGCGGGCTACCCGGTGATCGAGTCACGCGCATGGCGCGGCTCGAAATCGCCACGACGCGGCGCGTCCCGCCCAGGACTTGCGGGGCTCACCAACGGCCGATCGGGCCGTTGGCAGTGCCGTTCTCAGGCTTATACGGGAACGGCACAGACAGATTGAACCGGCCGGCGTCTTCGGGGAGCGGAGGCGGGCGGGGCCGCGTCGGGGCGATTTCGAGCAGCGCCATGGGTTTGCCCGCGGCCTCGCCTGCTCCGCGCGAGCGAGCATGAGCCACGATGCGGCCCCGCCCGCCTCCGCGGGCCGGCACGGGGCGGTGGATTTCTTGCGCCGTGTGGTGGATCCGCGGGCTGTCCTCGTATTCCTGCTCGCGTACGCCGTACGGATCGTGTACGTCCTGCAGATCCGGCACATGCCGTACTTCGATGTTCCGCTGGTCGACGGCCCCAACTATTTCCGGATGGCGACGGCGATCGCGTCCGGGTCGCTCACGGGCGGCCACGAGGTGTTCTGGCAGCCGCCGCTCTACTCCTACTTTCTAGCGCTTCTGTTCGTGACGGTGGGCACGCGCATGGAGGCGATCTACGCCGTCCAGGCGGCGATCGGGTCGCTGTCGTGCGTCCTCGTGTACGCCATCGGACGGCGCCTGTTCGGCCCGCGCGCCGCCCTGTGCGCCGGCCTGGTCATGGCGCTCTATGGACCTCTGGTCCATTTCGACGCCCAGCCTCTCATCCCGGTCCTGCACATCGTCCTGGTCCTGGGCGGCCTCCTGATGCTCCTGCGCCGCCGCGGTTTCGGCGCCGGCGTCCTCTGGGGTCTCGCGGCCACGGCGACCCCCAACATCCTCTTCGCGGTCCCCGCTGCGTCGTGGTGGGCCTGGCGCCGGATCCGAACCCTGGCGATGCCGGGTCTGTTCGTCCTGGGGGTCGCGCTGCCGGTTCTCGCCGTCGCGGCGCGCAACTGGATGGTGGCCGGCGAGACCGTGTTGATCTCGAGCAACGGCGGCATCAATTTCTACATCGGCAACAACCCCGACTACGACCGGACCATCCGCCTGCGGCCGGGCGGTGAATTCGAGCGCCTGGCGCAGGAGCCGGAAAATCTCGGCATCGTGAAGGCGTCCGCCCGCTCGCGCTACTTCGCGGGGCGCGCCTGGCAATTCCTGCGGGAGTATCCCGCCGAGGCATTTCGGCTGTATGCGCGCAAGGCCAGGGATCTTGTCGCGGGACGGGAGATCCCGCGCAACCAGGATCCCTACGTCTACCGGCGCGAATCGTCCCTGTTCTCCCTTCTTCTGTGGCGCTCGTTCGTGTCGTTTCCGTTCGGTCTCGTGGCCCCCCTCGCGCTCGCCGGTCTCGTCGCGGGCTCGCGGGGCTCGAGCGACGATCGCCGCTCGGGCGTCCGGCTCCTGCTTCTCTACGCGGCATCGTATGCCCTCTCGATCCTCCTGTTCTTCCCGACCGATCGCTACCGGCTTTCTCTGGTGCCGGTCATGGCGCTCCTGTCGGGGAATCTCCTGGCGGCCGTACCGGCGAGCCTGCGCCGGCCGGGTGTGATCGCCGCCCTCCTGGGCGGACTCGTCCTGTTCAACCTGGACGCGCTCCACCCGGGCGAATCGTATCCGGAGGAGGAGGCGCTCAACCGGGCGTACGCGCTCCGGTCCAAGGGCCGCGTCGAGGAGGCGCGCGACGCCTACCTGCAGGCGATCCTCCTGAACCCGCGCCGGATCGACGCGTACAACTCGCTCGCCACGATGGCCGCCGAGCAGGGGCGCTGGGACGAGGCCGTGGCGCGCTACACCGATCTCCTGGAGGTCGCCCCGGACTTCGTCGACGTCAGACGCAGTCGGGGCGAAGCCTACCTCGCCCTCGGCCGGAAGGAGGACGCCCGGCGTGAGTGGCAGGTGGCGATCCACCTCGCCCCGGGCGCGGGTCTGGCTCTTGCCGACCTGTGCATGTCGTATTACGACGAGGGGGTCCTCGTCGACGGCGCGCCCTACTGCGAACAGGGCGTCCGGGTCCGTCCCGATCTCCCCGAGACGCACCTCGCCATGGGCCTGGTCGCCCGCGCCCTGCGACAGCGCGATCGCGCGCGGGCCGAGCTGACCGAGGCGTCCCGCCTCTTCCCGGCGGGCGCCCCCGGCCGGGCTCGCGCGGAGGAGATTCTCGACCGGATGCGCCGCCACGACGAGCGCGTCCCCGGCGGCGCGCCGCCGCCGGTTCCGCAACCTGAGACGGACCGCGGGCAGGAGGACCAGCGGAAATGACGGGACGAGAGCCGGGGGCTCAGCGCCCCTTGCGCAGATCGATGAGAACCATCTTGGCGATGGTCTTGAGGGTCTCGAAGACGCCGTTCCCCTTCGAGGCGATCGCCTCGAACACAGGCTCACCCTTGCGGATCAGCTGGCGCTTCATCTCCTCGACCTGCAGGGCGGAAGGAAGGTCGCGCTTGTTGAGCTGCAGCACGTAGGGAATGGCGCGCAGGTCGTACCCCTGCTCCTTGAGATTGAGGTCGAGGTTCCGCAGGCTCTCGAGATTCGCCTCCATGCGCGCGGCCTGCGAGTCGGCGACGAAGACGACCCCGTCCACGCCCTTCAGGATCAGCTTGCGCGACGCGTCGTAGAACACCTGGCCCGGCACGGTGTAGAGGTGGAAGCGGGTGCGGAAGCCGCGGATCTCGCCCAGGTCCAGCGGCAGGAAATCGAAGAACAGGGTTCGGTCAGTCTCGGTGGCCAGGGAGATCAGCTTCCCCTTGGAGTTCGGGTTGGTCTTCTCGTAGACGTACTTGATGTTCGTCGTCTTGCCGCCCAGGCCGGGGCCGTAGTAGACGATCTTGCAGTTGATCTCTCGTGCCGCGTAATTGATGAACGTCATGGGCCCGGTGGCAGCTCCCGTACTCGTCTAGTCGCTGAACAGCTTGTCGATGTCCTCGTCCGTGATCTCGGAGAACGGAGATCCGCCCGCGGCGGCCTTGCGCGGCTGGGCGGATTTCTTCAGCATCACGTCCAGGATGGCCGAGAGCTCCGACGAACCCTTCTTGACCCGCAGCCTCACGAGCCCGAGCGACGATCGCTCGTCGAAGATGACGACGAGGATCACCCGCCCGCTGACCACGGAGATGTGCAGGTTGTCCCGCTCCCCCTCGTGGAACAGGACGGAGAATTCCTTCTCGCCGATGAGCCGGGCCAGCGAATCGGTGGCCGCGACGTTGCCGGCGGCGAGGGAGGCCAGGGCGGTGGTGTCGATCGCGTGCAGGTCGCCGGTCGCGGCGATCTGCTGGCCGTTCTTGTCGACGAGGAAGACGACCTTGGCGTTGCACTCGGTCCGCAGGCGGTCGATCACCTCGCGGATCTTCGTGTACTCCTCTTCATGAAGGACCAGATCGGTGCCGGGCATTCAGTAGGGTCCTCGGCCTTACCTGCCGCGCCGCCGCGTCAAGCAGCCGACGGACGGATGGCGGCGCGTGTCAATATGGGGCACCTGCCCGCAAAGATCAACGGCCCCCGGGGAGTCCGCGCCGGATGCGGCGAGGAGGGCGCCGCGCCGGCGGACGGTGAGGGCCCCGCGGGTGGGACGGTTCTCACTCCCGCGGGAGATCAATCGTTTCCACGTGGACGCGCGCGGCGGCGGCGCGGGCCTCGCCGCTCCCCCGCGCCAGGAACTCGTCGCGGGGGACGAAGGAGAATCCGCACGGGTGATCCGGCGACACGATGTCCCGGTCGAGCAGGTCGCGCTCGTCGATCGGGAAAAGGCGGCAGACCTTCGGCTTGAACTCGTGGATGGTGCAGCGCACGGGGTCGGCGCGGCGGTCGAGGAGCGGGCAGGTGAACATGAGATTGCAGCAGGCGCCGGTCCGGTTGCACTGCCCGACCCTGCGGGCCAGGCTCTCGCGCACGTAGGCCGGGCGGAAGTGGGCCAGGTAGAAGCGGCGCACCTTGCCCCAGCCCAAGGTCGCGCGTTCGTGGAACGTCAGGCTCGAGAGCTTCCTCACTTCACCCCCGCGTTCTAGGAGCCCTGGGGCTTCGTCTCCAGGAGGTATCGACGCTTCACGACCTCCATCCCCTCGTTCGCGAAGTAATTGGTGAGGATGCGGGCGGCGTAGTCGGCGGCCGCGGCCGGCGTGGCCCCGACCCACTGCTTCGGCAGGGCGGGTGCCTTCGGCTCGGACCGGTTCATTGTCCAGAACGTGCCGTCGGGCAGGCGAATCTGGGCGATCCAGTGGCCGGGCGCCTGCTCGACCAGGATCGCATAACTTTCATCGCTCTGACGTGTTCGGACGGTGTACTCGAAGGCGACTTCCTGCGCCATGGCGTCATCTATTATACACGTCGCGCCGCGAGGGCTTCGGCGCCCCCGGGTCGGGGCCTCACAGAGGGAGCGTCTGACCCAGACCCTCGGCCCGGGCGCGCGTCATGACGACTGTCGCCGCCGCGACGTCCTGCACGCCCACGCCGGTCAGATCGCACACCGTGATCTCGGCGTCGGTGCTCCGTCCGGGCCGCCGTCCCGCCGTGATCTCCCCCAGCTCGCTGTCGATCCGGCCCGCGGGAATCGCTCCTTCGGCGACGGCGTGGTGGATCTCGCCCAGCCGGAGGCATTGATCCCTGCTGTCGGCGACGATCCGATCGGCTCTCCTCAGAACGTCGGTGTGCAGCTCCCGTTTGTCGGGTCCGTCGGAGCCCACCGCCGTGACGTGCGCGCCCGGAGAGAGCCACTCGGCGCACACGAGCGGCTCGCGGCTGGGCGTGACGGTGACGACGATGTCGGCCCCCTCGACCGCCTCGTGCACCGTGGGAACGGCCATGAAGCGGCAGCCCTCCGGCATTCCACGGTGCCGCGCCATTTCGTCGGCGCAGGCGCGCGCTCTGTCGGGGCGGCGGCCATAGATGCGCACCTCCTCCGGCCGCCGCACCAGGGCGAGCGACTCGAGCTGGTAGCGCGCCTGGTTGCCGCATCCGACCACGCCGACGACGCGCGCGTCGCGGCGGGCCAGGTGCTTCGCCGCCACGGCCCCTGCGGCCCCGGTGCGCTGCTCGGTGATGAAGCCGTTGTCGAGAAGGATCGCGACTGGAACGCCGGTCTTCGCGTCGAACACGAGGACCATCCCGTCGTTCTGTGGCAGCCCCTTCGCCGGATTGCCCTGAAATCCGGAGGCGATCTTCACGGCGTAGTGGGATCCATGACGCAGGTGTCCCGCCTTGATGTGGATCTCCCCCTTGTGCTCCTCGACGTCGAGGTTGATGACGGCCGGCAGGGAGGCGCCGCCGGTGGTATAGGCGGTGAACGCCTCCTCGACCGCCTTCAGGCATGAGGCCGGGTCGAGCAGGCGCCTGATCTCCTGCTCGCGCAGGACAAGAACCGTTCGCTCCATGGGCCCAAGACTACCATCACCGGCCGTCCTCCTGACTGGCCCCCCCTTTTCGCCGCCGCGACGCCGGGGAGCGGGCCCGGGCTCCCCCGCGCGGCACGGGTCCGGCTTGCTGCGCAAGCCTCCCCTCGGTTCGCCTCGCGCCGCCCACCGCGCTGGTGTGCGCGCGGCGGGGCCCCGGCGCGAGGTCTCACACGGCCGCGCGGGGGAGCCCGGGCCCGCTCCCCGGCGGGGGACGCACAGGCTGCCGCGCGTCGTGCCCCCGAATACCAACACACACGCCGCGCGATTGAGTAGCGCGCTTTACAAAGATCTGGGGGCGCTGATATTCTCGGCCTGTCTCGCGAGAACCGCTTTCAGGGAAATGTGCATCGCGGCCGGTTCGGGGCCGCGCCTGTGCGTCTGAGGAGATTGTCGTGCGCATCGAGCCGTTCCGGATGGAGAGGATGCAGTCCACCTACGAGAACTACGTCGATTACAACTTGTCCGAGAGCGGTGTGCAGCCGATGAGCGTGCGGGAGCTGCTCCGGGAGAGCGGTGCCGTGGATCCGTTCCTGTCCACCGAGATGGGGTACATCCAGTCGAACGGCTCGGAGGACCTGCGCGACAAGATCGCCGCCTTCTACCCGGGCGCCTCGCGCGACAACGTGCTCGTGACCAACGGCGGGAGCGAGGCGAACTATGCCACCTTCTGGTCGCTTCTCGAGCGCGGCGATCGGGTGGCGTTCATGCTTCCCAATTATCTCCAGACCTGGGGCCTGTCGCGCGCGTTCGCCTCGGCGGTGGCTCCGTTCCGTCTCGTGATGCGCCGCGCTGGGGGTGTCGAACGCTGGGCCCTCGACGTCGAGGGGCTGCGCCGGGCGGTCACGAAGAAGACCCGCGTCATCCTGGTCACGAACCCGAACAATCCGACCGGCGGTGTCCTGACCGAGGCGGAGATGGACGCGATCGTGGACAACGCGCGGCGGAGCGGCGCCTTCATCGTCGCCGACGAGATCTATCGAGGGGCCGAAGTCTCGGGGACGACGACTCCGTCCTTCTGGGGGCGCCACGACCGGGTTCTGATCACCTCCGGACTGTCGAAGGCGTTCGGTCTGCCGGGCCTGCGGATCGGCTGGGTGGTCGGACCGAAGGCCACGGTGCAACGGCTCTGGTCCTACCGTGATTACACGACGATCGCCCCCGGCGCCCTCTCCGACCGCCTGGCCCGGATCGCCCTGGAGCCGGAGCGACGCGAGGCGATCTTCGCCCGCACCCGCGGCATCATCCGCGCGAACCTGCCGGTCCTGGAATCGTGGATGCAGGCGCGCCCCGATGTCTTCCGGTATGTCCCGCCGCTGGCCGGGGCCATCCTGTTCGCGCGCTACGACCTGCCGATCGGGTCGGTCCCCCTGGTGGACAGGCTGCGGGTCGAGAGATCGGTCCTGATCGTCCCGGGTGATCAGTTCGGGACGGCGCGCCACCTGCGCGTCGGGTTCGGCTCCGACTCGGGGTACCTGTCGCGGGGACTCGCACGCATCGACGAGACGATCGCCGCGCTGCGTAGAGAGGGCCGACCGGTCCGCAGGGGATCGTCGGCGCCGGAGCGCCGTCCGGCCCGAAGCGCCTCCTCCTGAGAGCCGGCCTCCGCATGGAGCGTCGTCAGGACGTGTTGACTTCGCCCTCGTTCAGCAGTCGCCGCGCCTCGCGCCTGGCCTCCTCGAGATCCCTGATCCTGCCGTCGAGCTGGAGCTCGTAAATCGCCCGGGTGATCCGACCGATGGCCGGTCCCGGAGGGAGCCCCATCTCCAGGAGGTGCCGGCCCATGAGGATCGGCGCCGGCGGCCGGCTCTGGACGCTCAGGTCGCGCACCCTGCCGATGAACCACTCCTGCGCCTCCGTGGAGAAGTCGCCGGTGCGCCCGAGACAGTCGGCGCGCGAGACCCGATAGAGAAGGTCCGGCTCCAGCCGTCGTGCCAGACGGCGGAAGGCTCCGTCGCCGACGTTCTCCCGGTTCTTGAAGTAGTGACTGGGCGTCAGGTGATGGGCGACGAGCTGCACCACCTGCTCCCGCACGTCGTAGCCGTGCAGCGTGCGGATGTTCAGACGATCGAGAAAGGCCCGCGCCGGGAGGATGCCCGCCTCCTCATGCTCGTAGGACCGGATTCGACCGTCCACGACGGCGGTCGTCGAGGGCTTCCCGAAATCGTGGCAGATGACCGCCAGCAGCACGGTCAGCGCCTTCTCGATCGGCAGGCCGTCGATCTCCCGCTTCGCCTGGTCGACCGCCATGAGCGTGTGCACCCAGACGTCCCCCTCGGGGTGCCATTCCGGCTCCTGGGGACAACCCTGGAGCGCCTTCATCTCCGGGAACAACCTGTCGACCACGCCCAGGCGGGACGCCCACTCGAGCCCGATAGACGGGCGCGCGGCCTTCAAGAGCAGCTTCTCGATCTCGCCCCAGATCCTCTCGGCGGGCAGATCGGAGAGGTCGATCCCCCGGCACAAATCGACCGTGCCCGGTTCCACGCCGAAACCGAGGCGGGCGGAGAACTGGACGGCGCGCAGGACCCGCAGGCTGTCCTCGATGAAGGTCGAGGGATCGACCGCCCGCAGGAGCCCGGCGCGCAGATCGTCACGGCCGGACCACAGATCGATTGTCTCCCGCTCGAGCGGGTCGTACATCATGGCGTTGACGGTGAAATCGCGGCGGCGCGTCGCCTCCCGTTGCGACAGGTTCGGGTCTCCCTGCACCTCGAATCCCCGGTGACCCATGGCGACCTTGGTGTCGCGGCGCGGCAGGCTGACGTCGATGGCCGCTCCCGTTCCGGAACCGCCTGCGGGGCGCGGGACGAGCTTGTAGACCGCGAACGACTGGCCGACCAGCCTCACTTCGCCGAAGCGCCCGAGGAGCGACGCCAGACGGTCGGCCGGCACACCGTACACCTCGAGATCGAGCTCCCCCGCGGTCGGAAAATCGGCGAGTCCCTGCAGGCGCCGAATCTCAAGGTCGCGCACCCATCCCCCGACGAGGAAGGCGCGGCCTCCTTCATCGAGAACCGCCTTGCAGAGTTCGAAGATAAGGGGCGGCAGGGGCTCCATGGCCGTCAGTATAACGGGAGTCGCTGCGGCCACTGGTACTGCCGGCGCGGGCCTTTCCGGGGAAGTGCCCAGATCACGGACACCTCCGGCACGGCCCCGTCCTTGACTCCACCCCGGGGAAACCTACCTTTGACTCGATGTTCGATGCGGTCCCGTCGGACCCCTGACGGGTCGCCCGGGGAGGCCTGCGCGTGGAAGGGATGCGGTGTGGGTTGAAGGCGTCGCTCCTTCTCGGGGCGATCGTGGCCGTCCTCCTGGCTCCTCTCCCGGGTTGTCTGAGCCGCCCGACTGAGCCGCTGCGCATCGGCGTCAACGACTGGCCCCCCTTCGAGCTGATGTACCTGGCGCGGGCCCGCGGCTATTTCAACGTCGAGAACGTGGACGTGGATCTGGTCGAATTCTCCTCGTATACGGGAATCCTGAGGGCGTACCACCAGGGGAACATCGACGGGTTTCTCGCGACGCTCAACGAGGTGCAGATCGCCGACAACTTCCAGGATCTGCCGGCCGTGATCCTGGTGGTCGATTACTCCTTCGGAGGCGACGCCCTGGTCGTGCGCGACGGAATCGTCGATCTCAAGGGGTTGCGCGGCCGGCGCATCGCCTTCGAGGAGTCGGCGCTCGGCTCGTACGAGCTGGAGCGCATCCTGGAGATCGGCGGGCTCAAGCCCGGGGAGATCCTGGCGGTCAGCCGGCTTCCGGAGGAGGCGGAGCAGGACTTCCACAGAGGAGCCGTGGACGGGGTGATCACCTACGAGCCGGGGCTCGGCCGCCTGCTGCGGGACAGGGGAGCGCGCGTGCTGTTCTCGTCGCGCGCCATTCCCGGGGAAATCGTCGACGTCCTCGCGATGCGGCGCGTCATCCTCGATCGGCGCCCCGAGGAGGTGCGACGGGCCGTGCGCGCCTGGTTCCGGGCGGTCGCCTCGATGCAGGAGCATCCGGAGGAGGCCGCGGCCGAGATGGCGCACAGGCAGCACCTGACGATCGAGGAGTTTCTGCACGGCCTGCAGGGTGCGCGCATCCCCGATCTGGCGGAGAACCGCGATCTGCTCGGGCGCGACCGTTCGGGAGGCCGGCTGCACCAGACGGCCGCCCGTCTCGCCGAGTTCCTCGTGCGCCGCGGCCTGACCAGGAAGGCGACGTCGGGAGACGATCTCATCCGGGCCGATTTCCTGGACGCTCCTTAGGACTCTCCGTGCGCCACATCCTCTCGCGTTTCCAGACTTCGACATTGATGGGGCTCGCGTTCACCGTCCCGGCGATGCTCATCGCGGGGCTGCTCCTGTTCTATCACTCGATGGGGGCACGCCGGTTCATGGCGGACGAGGGCGTGCGTTATGGAGACATGCTCGCCGACCA
The DNA window shown above is from Candidatus Dormiibacterota bacterium and carries:
- the obgE gene encoding GTPase ObgE produces the protein MLIDQATIVVAGGRGGNGCVSFRREKYVPRGGPNGGPGGDGGSVFMVADPSLKGLNAFRYKRRFEAERGRHGEGSDRAGHGGEDLHIKVPPGTMVRDESGTLLADLSHTGDVVQVAAGGRGGRGNAAFATSTHQAPRESEPGADGEERRLVLELKLIADVGIVGFPNAGKSTLISRISSARPKIAAYPFTTLQPNLGVVDLGEFRTYVVADIPGLIEGAHHGQGLGMKFLRHIERTRVLIHLVDVSEMSGRDPVSDLDVVNAELRAFGEGLAGKPQIVAASKLDALADRKRLSGLQARCEAAGVPFHAVSAVSGEGVRDLLEEVWSVLAAQGDRAVLTAAEPRETLRAPGPESAGR
- the rpmA gene encoding 50S ribosomal protein L27, producing the protein MAHKKAGGSSRNGRDSNSQRLGVKRYGGQFVTGGSILVRQRGTRFKPGHNVGLGRDDSLFALIDGFVKFQDRGRMGKYISVLPSEAAPARP
- the rplU gene encoding 50S ribosomal protein L21, whose translation is MSYAVISAGGKQHKVAVGDRIRVEKIVAGVGDKVTFDEVLALQTEGGLQVGRPVLKGARVVGRVVEQDKAKKVLIFKKKKRKQYRRTRGHRQPFTAVVVEEIHAG
- a CDS encoding tetratricopeptide repeat protein, producing MSHDAAPPASAGRHGAVDFLRRVVDPRAVLVFLLAYAVRIVYVLQIRHMPYFDVPLVDGPNYFRMATAIASGSLTGGHEVFWQPPLYSYFLALLFVTVGTRMEAIYAVQAAIGSLSCVLVYAIGRRLFGPRAALCAGLVMALYGPLVHFDAQPLIPVLHIVLVLGGLLMLLRRRGFGAGVLWGLAATATPNILFAVPAASWWAWRRIRTLAMPGLFVLGVALPVLAVAARNWMVAGETVLISSNGGINFYIGNNPDYDRTIRLRPGGEFERLAQEPENLGIVKASARSRYFAGRAWQFLREYPAEAFRLYARKARDLVAGREIPRNQDPYVYRRESSLFSLLLWRSFVSFPFGLVAPLALAGLVAGSRGSSDDRRSGVRLLLLYAASYALSILLFFPTDRYRLSLVPVMALLSGNLLAAVPASLRRPGVIAALLGGLVLFNLDALHPGESYPEEEALNRAYALRSKGRVEEARDAYLQAILLNPRRIDAYNSLATMAAEQGRWDEAVARYTDLLEVAPDFVDVRRSRGEAYLALGRKEDARREWQVAIHLAPGAGLALADLCMSYYDEGVLVDGAPYCEQGVRVRPDLPETHLAMGLVARALRQRDRARAELTEASRLFPAGAPGRARAEEILDRMRRHDERVPGGAPPPVPQPETDRGQEDQRK
- a CDS encoding ADP-ribosylation factor-like protein; this encodes MTFINYAAREINCKIVYYGPGLGGKTTNIKYVYEKTNPNSKGKLISLATETDRTLFFDFLPLDLGEIRGFRTRFHLYTVPGQVFYDASRKLILKGVDGVVFVADSQAARMEANLESLRNLDLNLKEQGYDLRAIPYVLQLNKRDLPSALQVEEMKRQLIRKGEPVFEAIASKGNGVFETLKTIAKMVLIDLRKGR
- a CDS encoding roadblock/LC7 domain-containing protein; the encoded protein is MPGTDLVLHEEEYTKIREVIDRLRTECNAKVVFLVDKNGQQIAATGDLHAIDTTALASLAAGNVAATDSLARLIGEKEFSVLFHEGERDNLHISVVSGRVILVVIFDERSSLGLVRLRVKKGSSELSAILDVMLKKSAQPRKAAAGGSPFSEITDEDIDKLFSD
- a CDS encoding ornithine cyclodeaminase family protein (cyclodeaminase), yielding MERTVLVLREQEIRRLLDPASCLKAVEEAFTAYTTGGASLPAVINLDVEEHKGEIHIKAGHLRHGSHYAVKIASGFQGNPAKGLPQNDGMVLVFDAKTGVPVAILLDNGFITEQRTGAAGAVAAKHLARRDARVVGVVGCGNQARYQLESLALVRRPEEVRIYGRRPDRARACADEMARHRGMPEGCRFMAVPTVHEAVEGADIVVTVTPSREPLVCAEWLSPGAHVTAVGSDGPDKRELHTDVLRRADRIVADSRDQCLRLGEIHHAVAEGAIPAGRIDSELGEITAGRRPGRSTDAEITVCDLTGVGVQDVAAATVVMTRARAEGLGQTLPL
- a CDS encoding aminotransferase class I/II-fold pyridoxal phosphate-dependent enzyme, whose amino-acid sequence is MRIEPFRMERMQSTYENYVDYNLSESGVQPMSVRELLRESGAVDPFLSTEMGYIQSNGSEDLRDKIAAFYPGASRDNVLVTNGGSEANYATFWSLLERGDRVAFMLPNYLQTWGLSRAFASAVAPFRLVMRRAGGVERWALDVEGLRRAVTKKTRVILVTNPNNPTGGVLTEAEMDAIVDNARRSGAFIVADEIYRGAEVSGTTTPSFWGRHDRVLITSGLSKAFGLPGLRIGWVVGPKATVQRLWSYRDYTTIAPGALSDRLARIALEPERREAIFARTRGIIRANLPVLESWMQARPDVFRYVPPLAGAILFARYDLPIGSVPLVDRLRVERSVLIVPGDQFGTARHLRVGFGSDSGYLSRGLARIDETIAALRREGRPVRRGSSAPERRPARSASS
- a CDS encoding ABC transporter substrate-binding protein is translated as MKASLLLGAIVAVLLAPLPGCLSRPTEPLRIGVNDWPPFELMYLARARGYFNVENVDVDLVEFSSYTGILRAYHQGNIDGFLATLNEVQIADNFQDLPAVILVVDYSFGGDALVVRDGIVDLKGLRGRRIAFEESALGSYELERILEIGGLKPGEILAVSRLPEEAEQDFHRGAVDGVITYEPGLGRLLRDRGARVLFSSRAIPGEIVDVLAMRRVILDRRPEEVRRAVRAWFRAVASMQEHPEEAAAEMAHRQHLTIEEFLHGLQGARIPDLAENRDLLGRDRSGGRLHQTAARLAEFLVRRGLTRKATSGDDLIRADFLDAP